In a single window of the Luteibacter rhizovicinus DSM 16549 genome:
- the pssA gene encoding CDP-diacylglycerol--serine O-phosphatidyltransferase, with the protein MSDPIQAQGPRHRGIYLLPNLFTTGAMFAGFYAIVSAIGGHYQTAALAVFVAAILDGMDGRVARMTNTQSEFGVQYDSLSDLVSFGLAPSLVMYTWSLSSLALYGPVWGKIGWAAAFIYAVCAALRLARFNTQVGVADKRYFQGLASPAAAGLCMSFVWTMEKFDVSGPSVAFFAMPLAVIAGLLMVSNVRYYSFKAWPKGDRVPFIWLIAAVLVVVLLLVDTARVLFAVAVIYTLSGPIHTLWGRATHRRRVRRHAKASE; encoded by the coding sequence ATGAGCGATCCGATCCAGGCCCAGGGGCCGCGACATCGCGGCATTTACCTGCTGCCCAACCTGTTCACCACCGGTGCGATGTTCGCGGGCTTCTACGCGATCGTCTCGGCGATCGGTGGGCACTACCAGACGGCGGCGCTGGCGGTATTCGTCGCCGCCATCCTGGATGGCATGGACGGTCGCGTCGCGCGGATGACCAACACGCAGAGCGAATTCGGCGTGCAGTACGACTCGCTTTCCGACCTGGTCAGCTTTGGCCTGGCCCCGTCGCTGGTCATGTACACCTGGTCGTTGTCCTCGCTGGCTCTCTATGGCCCGGTGTGGGGCAAGATCGGCTGGGCCGCCGCCTTCATCTACGCCGTGTGCGCTGCCTTGCGTCTTGCCCGCTTCAACACCCAGGTCGGTGTCGCCGACAAGCGCTACTTCCAGGGGCTGGCCAGTCCCGCGGCCGCCGGGCTGTGCATGTCCTTTGTCTGGACGATGGAAAAGTTCGATGTGTCCGGTCCGTCGGTCGCATTCTTCGCGATGCCGCTGGCAGTGATCGCCGGCCTGCTCATGGTCAGCAACGTGCGTTACTACAGCTTCAAGGCCTGGCCCAAGGGTGATCGCGTGCCCTTTATCTGGCTTATCGCGGCGGTGCTGGTCGTGGTGCTGTTGCTGGTCGACACGGCGCGTGTCCTGTTTGCCGTGGCGGTGATCTACACCCTCTCCGGACCGATCCACACGCTGTGGGGCCGTGCGACGCACCGTCGTCGCGTCCGTCGCCACGCCAAGGCATCGGAGTAA
- a CDS encoding DUF4124 domain-containing protein: MRRYLVLALLVAVCPLAFGQAYKWKDAQGVTHYSDSPPPAGTKVEKIKTSGVVIPPAGEPAPASTVAAKPAPAAPVADTPANRTKLCEQLRKNADTLSKEKVVSVDDGKGGSRVLDDAGRARQVETTQAQMTLYCK; the protein is encoded by the coding sequence ATGCGCCGCTACCTAGTCCTCGCCCTTCTCGTGGCTGTCTGTCCCCTGGCGTTCGGCCAGGCGTACAAGTGGAAGGACGCCCAGGGCGTCACGCATTACTCGGACTCCCCGCCGCCGGCTGGCACCAAGGTCGAGAAGATCAAGACCAGCGGCGTCGTGATCCCACCGGCGGGCGAGCCGGCACCGGCCTCGACGGTGGCGGCAAAACCGGCCCCAGCCGCTCCCGTGGCCGACACGCCGGCCAACCGCACCAAGCTGTGCGAGCAGTTGCGCAAGAACGCGGACACGCTGAGCAAGGAAAAGGTGGTGTCAGTCGACGATGGCAAGGGCGGCTCCCGGGTCCTCGACGATGCGGGCCGAGCACGCCAGGTCGAGACGACCCAGGC
- the rimI gene encoding ribosomal protein S18-alanine N-acetyltransferase, which yields MVAVTRPSTEVRAMRREDLDAVVAIEHASYEFPWSAGIFRDCLQAGHNCWVLVHEGDIAGYGILSVAAGEAHVLNVCVGDAHRGLGYGRRMMRRLIDLARWYGVERIFLEVRPSNPVAKTLYETLGFTEIGRRPAYYPAKGGREEAIVMSLEMRISG from the coding sequence ATGGTCGCCGTGACCCGCCCCTCGACGGAAGTACGCGCGATGCGTCGCGAGGACCTCGACGCGGTCGTGGCGATCGAGCACGCGTCCTACGAATTTCCCTGGAGTGCGGGCATCTTCCGCGACTGCCTGCAGGCCGGGCACAACTGCTGGGTACTGGTTCACGAGGGTGACATCGCCGGTTACGGGATCCTCTCGGTGGCCGCCGGCGAAGCGCATGTACTGAACGTTTGCGTGGGCGACGCGCATCGCGGCCTGGGTTACGGCCGGCGGATGATGCGCCGGCTGATCGATCTCGCGCGCTGGTATGGCGTCGAGCGGATCTTCCTGGAAGTCCGTCCGTCGAATCCCGTGGCGAAGACGCTCTATGAAACGCTGGGCTTCACCGAAATCGGTCGCCGCCCCGCGTACTACCCGGCCAAGGGTGGACGCGAGGAAGCGATCGTCATGTCGCTGGAAATGCGGATTTCCGGCTGA